The Peribacillus simplex genome contains a region encoding:
- a CDS encoding carbon-nitrogen hydrolase, with amino-acid sequence MSKVKVGLIQIHCGESIEQNIQKTIEKIKETVNKGAQIVCLQELFSSQYFPQTVNVENYDLAEDVDSGTLAEMGELAKELAIVLIVPFYERAGAGIYFNSAAVFDADGECLGITRKNHIPDGPQYHEKYYFVPGNTGYPVYETAYGKIGVGICWDEWFPEVARILSLQGAEILFYPSAIGSEPDHPEISTRSSWEKAISAHGISNGVFVAATNRVGQEKDMNFYGGSFISDTLGNILASLDDEEGIIVQEIDLKEIEKTRKILQFFRDRRVDTYGPILQKEILPTPSPSKKGANKALFS; translated from the coding sequence ATGTCAAAAGTAAAAGTCGGTCTTATTCAAATTCATTGCGGAGAATCCATTGAGCAAAATATTCAAAAAACGATAGAGAAAATAAAAGAAACAGTAAATAAAGGTGCACAAATCGTTTGCTTACAGGAACTATTTTCTTCGCAATATTTTCCGCAAACGGTCAATGTGGAAAATTATGATTTAGCTGAAGATGTAGATAGCGGTACATTAGCCGAAATGGGTGAATTAGCAAAGGAATTGGCCATTGTCTTGATTGTCCCTTTTTACGAAAGAGCGGGTGCTGGCATTTATTTCAATAGTGCAGCTGTATTTGATGCTGATGGAGAATGTTTAGGGATTACAAGAAAAAATCATATTCCGGATGGTCCCCAGTATCATGAAAAATATTATTTCGTTCCAGGCAATACTGGGTATCCTGTCTATGAAACGGCTTATGGAAAAATAGGAGTCGGGATTTGTTGGGACGAGTGGTTTCCAGAAGTTGCCCGAATTTTGAGCTTACAAGGTGCAGAGATATTATTCTATCCTTCCGCTATTGGTTCAGAGCCAGATCATCCCGAGATATCAACAAGATCATCCTGGGAAAAGGCAATTTCCGCTCATGGCATTTCTAATGGTGTATTTGTTGCTGCGACAAATCGAGTGGGCCAGGAAAAGGACATGAATTTTTACGGTGGTTCATTCATTAGCGATACATTAGGGAATATCTTAGCTTCACTTGACGATGAAGAAGGAATTATTGTGCAGGAAATTGATTTAAAAGAGATAGAAAAGACTAGAAAAATTCTGCAATTCTTTAGAGACCGACGTGTCGATACATACGGCCCTATATTACAAAAAGAAATACTTCCAACCCCATCTCCTTCAAAAAAGGGAGCGAATAAAGCGCTGTTCAGTTAA